Proteins from one Prevotella sp. E2-28 genomic window:
- a CDS encoding helix-turn-helix domain-containing protein, with protein sequence MPSLRVFSITQAPSGAIWWSSSTGIGRYNGSRLKSYSLEQNTPYAHMGGRFIYLATDSSHIYAFDNRGSIYAYNPIRDVFEFHTSISSIIGYDVALNDIHIEGDIFFLALHNGVYSFANDSLKQIIKDVYVNRIIPTKDGLLFCAREGVYNEKGKQLLSYNTESGYYDELSGKLWLGGYENGLHIVTFKQDGTIATDHFISLTSGSTQGNPIRSICPYDDETMLFGIDGEGVWQMARDGQGECSLLFDANESEHSVLHGNGVYSIAVDTWKNIIIGTYSGGIDIARPVGSTTAIFRHIANDHQSLSNDHVNTVMALSDDLILIGTDNGINIFNSKTSLWQHCGQGTVVLNASRTPDGNVLVSTYGRGVYEIDNQANIRHIYTTNNSPLTDNHVYATLYDKDGGLWVGSLNGDLYYKSPNNPTPQYYPIHDVQAIIQLTSGQIAVGTAFGLKLITPGNEEIKELNYAPSGITDVNPFVNHLLTEGLNLWIATDGGGIYIYHLAKHESKQITTADGLPSNYVRSLVKGKDGRIWIATDEGLSFVMPDKINQVINVNYCYGLNRDYSLGASGNLPNGDIIFGTSTGALIIHPENVQALNYTANLIFLGVNCEVEQEALQNKRFFSNLERGEIHLAYNQRSFDLLFESVNMRNHYDINYRYMIDDGKWSQPFDQQYISFVSMEPGKHRFTLQCISRTSGTVIDTKELIIIIAQPWWNTWWMWCIYFAFILLLFYGAWRVYELHEKYMRLTIDHLQAVKPATPLPVAAPEPTDEKDSGKDFVDKATQLIVEHLSDSEFNIDQLCREMAMSRTLFYVKLKSYTGKSPQDFIRIIRLERAASMLRNGYNVSDVAAMTGFENPKYFSTVFKKYFDISPSKYQK encoded by the coding sequence ATGCCAAGTTTGCGTGTATTCTCTATCACTCAGGCACCTTCCGGTGCTATCTGGTGGTCATCTTCTACTGGCATTGGGCGTTACAACGGATCTCGTCTTAAGAGTTATTCGCTTGAGCAAAATACGCCATACGCTCACATGGGAGGACGTTTCATTTATTTAGCCACAGATTCCTCACATATATATGCCTTTGACAATCGTGGTTCTATCTATGCATACAATCCTATACGCGACGTATTTGAATTCCATACCAGTATTTCAAGTATCATAGGCTACGATGTAGCACTCAATGACATTCATATTGAAGGAGACATATTCTTCTTGGCTTTACACAACGGTGTATATTCTTTTGCCAATGACTCGCTAAAGCAAATCATCAAAGACGTTTACGTTAATCGCATCATACCAACTAAAGACGGTCTGCTTTTCTGTGCACGCGAAGGTGTTTACAACGAGAAAGGAAAACAATTACTTTCCTACAACACCGAAAGCGGCTACTATGATGAGCTATCAGGTAAGCTATGGCTGGGTGGCTATGAAAATGGTCTGCATATTGTGACATTCAAACAGGATGGAACTATTGCAACCGACCATTTTATTAGTCTTACCAGTGGCTCCACACAGGGTAACCCCATCCGTAGTATCTGCCCTTACGACGATGAGACGATGTTATTCGGTATTGATGGCGAGGGTGTTTGGCAAATGGCGCGCGATGGACAGGGAGAATGCTCACTACTATTCGATGCAAACGAAAGCGAACATAGCGTGCTACATGGAAACGGCGTTTACAGTATTGCTGTTGACACGTGGAAGAACATTATCATCGGCACTTATTCCGGAGGAATAGACATTGCACGGCCGGTAGGTAGCACCACCGCCATATTCCGCCATATAGCAAATGACCATCAAAGCCTGTCAAACGACCATGTCAACACGGTCATGGCATTGTCTGACGACTTAATACTCATTGGTACCGATAATGGTATCAACATCTTTAATTCCAAAACTAGCTTATGGCAACATTGTGGTCAAGGCACCGTCGTTCTTAATGCATCAAGAACGCCCGACGGGAATGTACTAGTATCAACATACGGAAGAGGTGTATATGAAATTGACAATCAAGCAAACATACGTCACATCTATACTACGAACAACAGCCCGTTGACTGATAATCATGTCTATGCCACGCTGTATGACAAGGACGGTGGGCTGTGGGTGGGAAGCCTGAATGGTGACCTTTATTACAAATCCCCCAATAATCCTACACCTCAGTATTACCCTATCCATGATGTACAGGCAATCATTCAATTGACATCAGGGCAGATTGCTGTAGGTACTGCTTTTGGCCTGAAACTTATCACGCCAGGCAATGAAGAAATCAAGGAACTGAATTATGCGCCTTCGGGGATTACTGATGTCAATCCTTTCGTTAACCATCTGCTCACTGAAGGACTAAACTTATGGATTGCGACTGATGGCGGTGGTATTTATATCTACCACTTGGCAAAACATGAAAGCAAACAGATAACTACTGCAGATGGATTACCTTCCAACTATGTGCGAAGTCTTGTCAAGGGCAAGGACGGACGTATATGGATTGCAACTGACGAGGGACTTTCGTTTGTAATGCCCGACAAGATTAATCAGGTCATTAACGTCAATTATTGCTATGGATTAAACCGTGATTATTCACTTGGCGCATCAGGCAATCTGCCTAACGGTGATATCATTTTCGGAACATCAACAGGTGCTTTGATTATTCATCCAGAGAATGTTCAGGCACTTAATTATACTGCCAATCTCATTTTCCTTGGTGTGAATTGTGAAGTAGAGCAAGAGGCACTTCAAAACAAACGCTTTTTCTCAAATCTGGAAAGGGGGGAAATACATTTAGCTTATAACCAGAGATCATTCGACCTGCTGTTTGAAAGTGTGAACATGCGCAACCACTACGACATTAACTATCGTTATATGATTGACGACGGAAAGTGGAGCCAGCCCTTTGACCAGCAGTACATCAGCTTCGTCAGTATGGAACCTGGCAAGCATCGTTTCACCCTACAATGCATAAGCCGAACCAGTGGTACAGTGATTGACACAAAAGAACTAATTATCATCATTGCCCAACCGTGGTGGAACACATGGTGGATGTGGTGCATTTATTTCGCATTCATTTTATTATTGTTCTATGGTGCATGGCGCGTATATGAACTGCACGAAAAATACATGCGACTGACCATTGACCACCTACAAGCAGTAAAACCTGCGACACCTCTACCTGTTGCGGCTCCAGAACCAACAGATGAGAAAGACAGTGGTAAGGATTTTGTAGATAAAGCAACGCAACTGATTGTAGAACACCTCAGCGATTCCGAATTTAACATCGACCAACTATGTCGTGAGATGGCTATGAGTCGCACCCTGTTTTACGTTAAGCTGAAGTCCTACACGGGAAAATCGCCACAAGATTTCATCCGTATTATCCGATTAGAACGAGCTGCCTCTATGCTGCGAAATGGCTATAACGTATCTGATGTTGCAGCCATGACAGGCTTCGAAAATCCGAAGTATTTCAGTACGGTATTCAAGAAATATTTCGACATATCCCCTTCCAAATATCAAAAATAG
- a CDS encoding glycoside hydrolase family 5 protein, translating to MLACGSQSVDETNEPNATKAPTAKEWNADVVGWNLGNQFECSAPGQDGESMLIGMPDNSIKAETAWGNPVVTKKMIKAVKEAGFNAVRIPVRWQCHITNPQAMSIDKAWLSRIKEVVDWCLQNDLKVIINTHHDKWLEGRPTNAYKEENNQKLALLWLNIASEFTQYDYRVAFAGTNEVHVKDNWGKPTAENLAVQNSYNQTFIDVVRATGGNNEKRHLIVQTYVCNPDFGINNGDFIVPTDVEGNGNDFMSVEFHYYTPWDYAGECKYNFWGTPYKDKGEASESNEKTMSEFFDKVVNTWSNQGLGVVMGEWGVSDRQKAGQTELIHENMTYYCRFLVSEAKKRGFSTFVWDNNSFGSGPEHFGIFDRRANMKVKADWVLTGIMEGKNK from the coding sequence ATGCTGGCTTGCGGCAGTCAGTCCGTTGACGAGACAAATGAACCTAATGCAACAAAAGCCCCCACAGCTAAGGAATGGAATGCCGATGTGGTAGGATGGAACCTTGGCAACCAGTTTGAATGTTCAGCTCCTGGTCAAGACGGCGAGTCAATGTTGATTGGTATGCCAGACAATAGCATCAAGGCAGAAACAGCATGGGGCAATCCCGTAGTGACAAAAAAGATGATTAAGGCCGTAAAGGAAGCTGGCTTCAATGCCGTACGTATTCCTGTACGCTGGCAGTGCCATATCACCAATCCTCAGGCTATGAGCATAGACAAGGCATGGCTCTCACGCATTAAAGAGGTGGTGGACTGGTGCCTACAAAACGACTTGAAGGTGATTATCAACACCCACCACGACAAGTGGTTGGAAGGTCGCCCCACCAATGCATATAAAGAAGAGAACAATCAGAAGTTGGCTCTGCTATGGCTGAACATCGCCAGCGAGTTTACCCAGTATGACTATCGTGTAGCTTTTGCCGGTACCAATGAAGTACACGTCAAGGACAATTGGGGCAAGCCTACTGCCGAGAACCTGGCTGTGCAGAACTCATACAACCAAACATTCATCGACGTGGTACGTGCCACTGGCGGTAACAATGAAAAACGCCACCTCATCGTACAGACTTACGTTTGTAACCCTGATTTCGGCATCAATAATGGCGATTTCATCGTGCCTACGGATGTTGAGGGCAACGGCAACGACTTTATGAGTGTAGAGTTTCATTACTATACGCCTTGGGACTATGCTGGCGAGTGTAAGTACAATTTCTGGGGCACACCTTACAAGGACAAGGGCGAGGCCTCGGAAAGCAACGAAAAAACCATGAGCGAATTCTTCGACAAAGTAGTGAACACATGGTCCAATCAAGGTCTTGGCGTCGTGATGGGCGAATGGGGTGTCAGTGATCGTCAGAAGGCTGGACAAACCGAACTCATCCACGAAAACATGACTTATTACTGTCGTTTCCTAGTCAGCGAAGCTAAGAAGCGTGGTTTCTCAACCTTCGTATGGGATAACAACTCCTTTGGTAGCGGTCCTGAGCACTTCGGCATTTTTGATCGCAGAGCCAACATGAAGGTTAAGGCCGACTGGGTGCTGACTGGCATCATGGAAGGCAAAAACAAATAA
- a CDS encoding SPFH domain-containing protein codes for MDITLYFFIALAVVAILIVKKALVIIPQSETKIIERLGRYHATLEAGVNFIIPFVDSAKNIVVLNHGRYSYSSTIDLREQVYDFPSQNVITKDNIQMEINALLYFQIMDPKKVAYEINNLPNAIEKLTQTTLRNIIGELELDETLTSRDTINNKLRLVLDEATDKWGVKVNRVELQDITPPSSVLTAMEKQMQAERNKRAQILTSEGEKAAEILASEGEKTAMINRAEAAKQQAILTAEGEAQARIRKAEAEAQAIELITKAVGGSSNPANYLLAQKYIQMLQELATGDKTKTVYLPYEATNLMGSIGGIKDLFKSE; via the coding sequence ATGGACATTACACTTTATTTTTTCATTGCCTTGGCTGTTGTAGCCATCTTGATTGTAAAGAAGGCATTGGTTATCATCCCGCAGTCGGAAACAAAAATCATTGAACGACTGGGTCGTTATCATGCCACACTTGAGGCTGGTGTGAATTTTATCATCCCCTTTGTTGACAGTGCCAAAAACATTGTTGTACTGAATCACGGACGCTACTCTTACTCTTCAACCATCGACCTGCGTGAACAGGTGTACGACTTCCCCTCGCAAAACGTTATCACAAAGGATAACATCCAAATGGAAATCAATGCACTGCTTTATTTCCAGATCATGGATCCTAAGAAGGTGGCTTACGAGATCAACAATCTGCCGAATGCTATTGAAAAGCTGACCCAAACCACTCTACGTAATATTATTGGTGAGTTGGAACTGGACGAGACCCTTACTTCTCGTGATACTATCAACAATAAACTTCGCTTGGTGCTCGATGAAGCAACTGACAAGTGGGGTGTGAAGGTAAACCGAGTAGAGTTGCAGGACATCACACCTCCATCATCTGTTCTGACAGCAATGGAGAAACAGATGCAGGCAGAGCGTAACAAACGTGCACAGATTCTGACATCTGAGGGTGAAAAAGCTGCAGAGATTCTGGCATCTGAAGGTGAGAAGACTGCTATGATTAACCGTGCCGAGGCTGCTAAGCAACAGGCTATTCTGACTGCTGAAGGTGAAGCACAGGCTCGTATCCGCAAGGCCGAGGCCGAGGCTCAGGCTATCGAACTGATTACAAAGGCTGTAGGCGGAAGCTCTAATCCTGCTAACTACCTGCTGGCACAGAAGTACATCCAGATGCTGCAGGAACTGGCTACTGGCGACAAGACCAAGACCGTTTACCTGCCTTACGAGGCTACCAATTTGATGGGTAGCATCGGTGGCATCAAAGATTTGTTCAAGAGCGAATAA
- a CDS encoding MFS transporter produces MAQLKEKIGYALGDAAAGGITWKVMSIAFPLFFTNVFGLTVADTATLMLIARMFDVVTDPLMGSLADRTQSRWGTYRPWIIFGAIPFGLIFALLLYTPEFGPTGKRIWAYTLYLLMMMVYTAVNVPYGSLLGVMTEDDNEKNQFSSYRMVGAYAMGFITLLSFPYLQKIVGGSDQHQYAVLGAFFGVIAAAGTLACGLLTKERLKPVRAEKFSLKPFGDLFRNRPWIILTLVGICTNFFNGFRFAVAGYMFEYCLHGDVTVSGFIINYTVFMTFGELTCMVFGGVSPIFTKWVGSKRKAFMWAALICVVTSVGFFFVPMDAAYIWVLVAIVIITSIGIGLYSPLLWSMYADVADYATEKNGTSSTGLIFSSGTMSQKFGTAISGSLVALLLGIAGFISGTDADGQTVITITDADSVNSMIWALFSVFPALIALIMIGLLYIYPIKR; encoded by the coding sequence ATGGCACAGTTAAAAGAAAAAATAGGGTATGCATTAGGAGATGCAGCAGCAGGTGGTATTACATGGAAAGTCATGTCGATTGCGTTTCCCCTGTTCTTCACAAACGTCTTTGGACTAACAGTTGCCGATACTGCAACGCTAATGCTCATTGCCCGTATGTTTGATGTGGTGACAGATCCATTGATGGGTTCATTAGCTGACCGCACGCAGAGCCGATGGGGCACCTATCGCCCGTGGATAATCTTTGGAGCCATTCCCTTTGGCCTCATCTTTGCATTACTGCTCTACACGCCTGAGTTTGGACCTACAGGTAAGCGTATCTGGGCTTATACACTCTATCTGCTGATGATGATGGTCTATACGGCTGTCAATGTACCCTATGGCTCACTCCTGGGAGTGATGACTGAGGACGACAATGAGAAGAACCAATTCTCAAGCTACCGTATGGTAGGTGCCTACGCTATGGGCTTCATCACGTTGTTGTCATTCCCCTATCTGCAGAAAATCGTTGGCGGAAGCGACCAACACCAATATGCCGTTCTGGGAGCTTTCTTTGGTGTCATTGCAGCTGCCGGCACACTGGCCTGCGGTTTGTTGACCAAAGAGCGTCTGAAGCCTGTACGTGCAGAGAAGTTCTCACTGAAACCCTTTGGTGATTTGTTCCGTAATCGTCCTTGGATTATTCTCACCCTTGTAGGCATCTGCACGAACTTCTTCAATGGCTTCCGCTTTGCAGTAGCTGGTTATATGTTCGAGTACTGCCTACATGGTGATGTCACCGTCAGTGGATTCATTATCAACTACACAGTGTTTATGACCTTTGGCGAGTTGACCTGCATGGTCTTCGGTGGCGTATCTCCCATCTTTACCAAATGGGTAGGTTCCAAGCGCAAGGCCTTTATGTGGGCTGCCCTTATCTGCGTAGTGACATCTGTAGGATTCTTCTTTGTTCCCATGGACGCTGCCTATATATGGGTGCTCGTTGCGATCGTGATTATCACCTCAATCGGTATTGGTCTGTATTCACCACTATTGTGGTCGATGTATGCCGATGTAGCCGACTATGCTACAGAAAAGAACGGAACATCTTCTACAGGTCTTATTTTCTCTAGTGGTACTATGTCGCAGAAATTCGGTACAGCAATCAGTGGCTCACTTGTGGCTCTCTTGCTGGGTATTGCCGGTTTCATCTCGGGTACTGATGCTGATGGCCAGACCGTCATCACCATAACCGATGCAGATTCCGTCAACAGCATGATTTGGGCTCTATTCTCCGTATTCCCAGCTCTCATAGCACTTATCATGATTGGATTGCTATACATCTATCCCATTAAACGTTAA
- a CDS encoding glycoside hydrolase family 5 protein: MKKILTIFAAVVLVFSACSTKNEKNNEVNDFRIHRGTNLSHWLSQSEERGEARQLHIQEDDFARLDSLGFDFVRIPIDEVQFWDEEGNKLPEAWNLLTFALDQCGKHHLRAIVDLHIIRSHYFNAVNEGDGNANTLFTSEEAQQQLINMWYELSDALKGYSNDSVAYEFMNEPVAEKHEQWNQLIAKVHKALREREPQRTLVIGSNLWQGYETMKFLKVPEGDKNIVLSFHYYNPMILTHYGAWWTPIGRYTGEVNYPGVLVSKEDYEAAPDTLKPLLEPYLTQVWDVNRIREDFKDAIEVAKKYDLQLFCGEWGVYEPVNRELAYKWTKDMLSVFDEFNIAWTTWCYDADFGFWDQQKNDFKDKPLVDLLTGK; the protein is encoded by the coding sequence ATGAAAAAGATCTTAACCATTTTTGCCGCTGTCGTGCTGGTCTTCTCAGCCTGTTCGACCAAGAATGAGAAAAACAACGAAGTGAATGACTTCCGTATTCACCGCGGTACAAACCTCAGCCACTGGCTATCACAGTCAGAAGAGCGTGGCGAGGCTCGCCAGTTGCACATCCAAGAGGACGATTTTGCACGTCTGGACTCACTGGGATTCGATTTCGTACGTATCCCTATTGATGAAGTGCAGTTTTGGGATGAAGAAGGAAACAAGCTACCTGAAGCATGGAACTTGCTGACCTTCGCCCTTGACCAGTGTGGCAAGCACCACCTACGTGCTATCGTTGACCTGCATATCATCCGTTCACACTATTTCAACGCCGTAAATGAGGGTGATGGAAATGCTAACACACTGTTTACTTCTGAGGAGGCGCAGCAGCAACTCATCAATATGTGGTACGAATTATCGGACGCTCTGAAGGGCTATAGTAACGACTCTGTGGCTTATGAGTTTATGAATGAGCCTGTAGCAGAAAAGCATGAGCAATGGAATCAATTGATTGCCAAGGTACACAAGGCTCTACGTGAGCGTGAGCCCCAGCGTACACTGGTCATCGGTTCAAATCTGTGGCAGGGCTACGAGACCATGAAATTTCTGAAAGTGCCCGAGGGTGATAAGAATATTGTGCTCTCATTCCATTATTACAATCCCATGATTCTGACTCATTATGGTGCTTGGTGGACGCCAATCGGCAGATACACTGGTGAGGTAAACTACCCTGGCGTGCTAGTATCAAAGGAAGATTATGAGGCAGCACCTGATACACTGAAGCCTTTGTTGGAGCCCTATCTCACACAAGTATGGGACGTTAACAGAATTCGCGAGGACTTCAAGGATGCCATCGAGGTGGCAAAGAAGTACGATCTACAGTTGTTCTGCGGCGAATGGGGTGTCTATGAACCTGTTAATCGCGAACTGGCTTACAAGTGGACCAAGGACATGTTGAGCGTCTTTGATGAGTTTAACATTGCATGGACAACATGGTGCTATGATGCCGACTTCGGGTTCTGGGATCAGCAGAAGAACGATTTCAAGGATAAGCCATTGGTGGACTTGCTGACAGGAAAATAA
- a CDS encoding glycosyl transferase yields MKTFGFFDDKNREYVINDPATPFPWINYLGNEDFFGLISNTAGGYDFYKDAKFRRITRYRYNGVPMDAGGRYFYINDGKDIWSPGWKPCKTQLDSYECRHGMNYTRIIGSKNGVEASILFFVPLKTWAEVQKLTLKNTSNEVKHLKLFSFTEWCLWNAATDMENFQRNWSTGEVEIENGGATIYHKTEYKERRNHYAYYALTNAEVNGYDTDRESFIGLYNDFSNPQCVVAGKPSNSLAHGWSPIASQYIEVELQPGESKVFVFLLGYVENEQDEKFSVEDIERKRKGELISSQDSDVTLVNKCKAHDTISRFSTVEAVDAAFEELRQMWDNLLSKYTVESGDERLDRMVNIWNQYQCMITFCFSRSASFFESGVGRGMGFRDSNQDLVGFVHQIPSRARQRIIDIASTQFPDGGCYHQYQPLTKRGNNDIGGGFNDDPCWLIFGTVAYIKETGDFSILDEMVPFDNQPGSEVTLFEHLRISFNHVVENLGPHMLPLIGRADWNDCLNLNCFSWDPNESFQTTENNSEGSKAESLMIAGLFVFTGKEYVELCKKLADSVDGDVYRTEADRAQKCIDSMVEAVKKHGWDGEWYLRAYDFYGNKIGSKECEEGKIFIESQGFCTMAGIGQEDGMVDKALDSCKKYLDCEHGMVLNNPAFTTYHVEMGEISSYPAGYKENAGIFCHNNPWVIIGETVARRGNDAWEHYTKICPAWIKDQQLHKVEPYVYCQMVAGKDAAKPGEGKNSWLTGTAAWNWLTITQYILGIKPTYDGIEIDPCIPSTLKEYKVRRVLRDTTFDIIVRNPNGKQSGVSSIVLDGSAIEGVIIKATPGHHIVEVTM; encoded by the coding sequence ATGAAAACATTTGGTTTTTTTGACGATAAGAACAGAGAATATGTGATTAACGATCCAGCGACACCGTTCCCTTGGATCAACTATCTGGGCAACGAGGATTTCTTCGGCCTCATCTCAAACACAGCTGGCGGTTATGACTTCTATAAAGATGCCAAGTTCCGCCGAATCACCCGCTATCGCTATAATGGTGTGCCTATGGATGCAGGTGGTCGTTATTTCTATATCAACGACGGTAAGGACATTTGGTCGCCAGGTTGGAAGCCCTGCAAGACACAACTTGATTCTTATGAGTGCCGTCACGGCATGAACTACACCCGCATCATTGGTAGTAAGAATGGTGTAGAGGCTTCTATACTCTTCTTTGTTCCCTTGAAGACCTGGGCCGAGGTGCAAAAGCTTACGCTGAAGAATACCAGCAACGAGGTAAAGCACCTGAAACTATTCTCTTTCACAGAGTGGTGTTTGTGGAATGCCGCTACGGACATGGAGAACTTCCAGCGCAACTGGTCAACAGGTGAGGTGGAGATAGAGAATGGTGGTGCCACCATCTATCACAAGACAGAATACAAAGAGCGCCGCAATCATTATGCCTACTATGCGCTGACCAACGCCGAAGTGAATGGTTACGATACCGATCGCGAATCATTCATCGGACTGTATAATGACTTCTCTAACCCACAATGCGTAGTGGCTGGCAAGCCTTCTAACTCATTGGCTCACGGTTGGAGCCCCATTGCCTCACAATACATAGAGGTTGAGTTGCAGCCTGGCGAGTCGAAGGTCTTTGTCTTCTTACTGGGCTATGTGGAGAATGAACAAGACGAGAAGTTCTCTGTAGAGGATATCGAGCGTAAACGCAAAGGGGAGCTTATCAGTTCACAAGACTCTGATGTGACACTGGTCAACAAGTGCAAGGCTCACGACACCATCTCTCGCTTCTCTACCGTAGAAGCCGTAGATGCTGCTTTTGAGGAACTGCGCCAAATGTGGGACAATTTGCTTTCGAAATACACCGTAGAAAGTGGCGACGAGCGTCTGGACCGTATGGTAAATATCTGGAACCAGTATCAGTGTATGATTACGTTCTGTTTCTCGCGCTCGGCCTCATTCTTCGAGAGCGGCGTAGGACGTGGCATGGGATTCCGCGATTCTAATCAGGACCTCGTGGGCTTTGTACATCAGATTCCAAGTCGTGCCCGTCAGCGTATCATCGACATTGCATCAACACAATTCCCTGATGGTGGCTGCTATCACCAGTATCAACCTCTGACCAAACGTGGCAATAACGATATTGGTGGCGGTTTTAACGATGATCCCTGCTGGCTTATCTTTGGCACTGTAGCCTATATCAAGGAGACGGGAGATTTCTCTATCCTCGATGAAATGGTGCCTTTTGATAACCAGCCAGGCTCAGAAGTAACACTCTTCGAGCACCTCCGCATCTCGTTTAACCATGTGGTGGAAAATCTTGGTCCTCACATGTTACCTCTCATAGGTCGTGCCGACTGGAACGATTGTCTGAACCTGAACTGCTTCTCATGGGACCCCAACGAGAGTTTCCAGACCACAGAAAATAATAGTGAAGGGTCAAAGGCTGAATCACTAATGATTGCCGGTCTGTTTGTATTCACAGGTAAGGAGTATGTAGAGCTTTGTAAAAAGCTGGCCGATTCAGTAGATGGCGACGTATACAGGACGGAAGCCGACCGCGCCCAGAAATGCATCGACTCGATGGTCGAGGCTGTGAAGAAACACGGTTGGGACGGTGAGTGGTATCTGCGTGCCTACGACTTCTACGGCAATAAAATCGGTTCAAAAGAATGCGAAGAAGGAAAAATCTTCATCGAGAGTCAGGGCTTCTGCACAATGGCTGGCATCGGTCAGGAAGACGGAATGGTTGATAAAGCACTCGACTCCTGCAAGAAATACCTGGATTGCGAACATGGCATGGTGCTCAATAACCCTGCCTTCACAACCTATCATGTAGAGATGGGAGAGATATCCAGCTACCCTGCTGGCTATAAGGAAAATGCCGGTATTTTCTGCCACAACAATCCTTGGGTCATCATCGGTGAGACCGTAGCTCGTCGTGGCAATGATGCTTGGGAACACTACACTAAGATCTGTCCTGCATGGATTAAAGATCAACAGTTGCACAAAGTGGAGCCTTATGTCTATTGTCAGATGGTAGCAGGTAAAGATGCTGCCAAGCCTGGCGAAGGCAAGAACTCTTGGCTCACAGGTACCGCAGCATGGAACTGGCTCACCATTACACAGTATATTCTGGGTATCAAGCCGACCTACGACGGTATAGAAATTGATCCATGTATTCCCTCTACTTTGAAAGAATACAAAGTACGTCGTGTTTTACGCGATACCACTTTTGATATTATCGTTCGAAATCCTAACGGTAAGCAAAGCGGTGTAAGCAGTATTGTTCTCGATGGTTCTGCTATTGAAGGCGTTATCATCAAGGCCACCCCTGGTCATCACATCGTAGAAGTAACAATGTAA
- a CDS encoding NfeD family protein — protein sequence MIDYLLANMWQLWAVVAVLGLILELTSGDFFLMCIAIGAASAAITAPFANIYVQLAVFGAVTLFSLFQVRPFVLRYLHRNDSKFVSNADALLGRQGRVKETIKANGFGYVAIDGDLWKAVAQNDEEIPANTRVKVVGRESTIVTVEVCN from the coding sequence ATGATCGATTATCTATTAGCCAACATGTGGCAATTATGGGCTGTAGTAGCAGTCCTAGGCCTGATACTTGAGCTGACATCAGGCGATTTCTTTCTCATGTGTATTGCGATTGGTGCTGCCAGTGCTGCTATCACAGCTCCCTTTGCAAATATCTATGTGCAGTTGGCCGTGTTTGGAGCGGTAACACTGTTCAGCCTATTTCAGGTGCGTCCCTTCGTTCTGCGCTATTTGCATCGTAACGACAGCAAATTCGTAAGCAATGCTGATGCCTTATTGGGCCGACAGGGACGTGTAAAGGAAACTATCAAAGCTAACGGTTTCGGCTATGTAGCTATTGACGGTGACTTATGGAAGGCTGTAGCTCAAAACGACGAGGAGATTCCCGCCAACACACGCGTAAAGGTTGTTGGCCGCGAAAGCACCATTGTTACAGTAGAAGTATGTAATTAA